The Musa acuminata AAA Group cultivar baxijiao chromosome BXJ2-2, Cavendish_Baxijiao_AAA, whole genome shotgun sequence genome has a segment encoding these proteins:
- the LOC135606158 gene encoding plasma membrane-associated cation-binding protein 1-like — MVNYWKTKVLPKIKKVFDRNGKKAAAAEACKSFDESKEEITKELEEKKADLQPKVVEIYEASAVEIKTLVKQPTESGLKKKSAVVIKFIEELVKIEFPGSKPVREAASKHGPALVSGPVIFIFEKVSTLLPAEAEPEPEPEPELEPAAAVETTSKEITPEGAEETKKEEAEKAEEAPAPPAPAEEAVTPPEPAPEPAKA, encoded by the exons ATGGTTAACTACTGGAAGACGAAGGTCCTTCCAAAGATCAAGAAGGTCTTTGACCGGAACGGCAAGAAGGCTGCTGCAGCTGAGGCATGCAAGTCCTTCGATGAATCCAAG GAGGAGATTACCAAGGAGTTGGAGGAGAAGAAGGCAGACCTCCAGCCCAAAGTCGTAGAGATCTATGAAGCCTCTGCTGTTGAGATCAAG ACTTTGGTGAAGCAGCCTACAGAGTCGGGACTGAAGAAGAAATCAGCTGTTGTCATCAAGTTCATCGAGGAACTAGTGAAGATCG AATTCCCTGGCTCCAAGCCGGTACGCGAGGCAGCAAGCAAGCATGGCCCCGCCCTCGTCTCCGGTCCTGTTATCTTCATCTTCGAGAAGGTCTCCACCTTGCTCCCCGCCGAAGCCGAACCGGAACCGGAACCGGAACCGGAACTGGAACCGGCCGCCGCCGTCGAGACCACCAGCAAGGAGATCACTCCCGAGGGCGCGGAGGAGACCAAGAAAGAGGAGGCCGAGAAGGCGGAGGAGGCCCCAGCTCCGCCTGCTCCTGCCGAAGAGGCAGTGACTCCGCCGGAGCCTGCGCCAGAGCCTGCCAAGGCTTGA
- the LOC135584471 gene encoding probable glycosyltransferase At5g03795 isoform X1 — protein sequence MRLERSAVVGDTSSVCPLDDGVLHSCGCILLLALFSGELRGRKIARERSWKVSFCEINMVQLQKPWVTTVRRVVLVIAIALSVLVFQTFMLSSRTALSSPFPAFSDPETEGRSSLSTVSSYRSLSTGELSLLSDPRNSTGTSPVDVRTGENDMLDDDEDDIDLGEDEEPESEFSFDLGNGVILKKVRDPNGGFIKLEKVVDPNYFPSTEKVGEPAPGYSFSSDGKHNAPLVSDQIKNFHNESVSSVAVSSPLVSHTTDPLVDLSTNTSDPISTVTTSTPSSVEQATKTVSSSIKQSTETLPKDSAQLAGKSTSYNSFGGNYTPKRRKNKRRAMPPLSMSEMNSLLLKNRASYRAMRPRWSSAHDQNIIAARAQIENAPISKNDQELYEPAFRNLSMFKRSYELMESTLKVYVYKEGGRPIFHQPVLKGIYASEGWFMKLMKRNRHLTVKDPRNANMFYIPFSSRFLEFALYVPDSHNKKNLVQYLQGYMDMIAAKYPFWNRTGGADHFAAACHDWAPYETRHTMDSSIRALCNADLHEGFRVGKDVSLPETLVLSPKNPLRELGGSPASERSILAFFAGNMHGRLRPILLQHWENKDPYMKIFGPMPPGVNNKKTYIQFMKTSKYCICPRGYEVNSPRIVESIFYECVPVIISDNYVPPLFEVLNWEAFSVIVPEADVPRLKEILMSIPLNKYLLLQKGVRKVQKHFLWHNTPVKYDLFHMILHSIWFNRVFTIRAR from the exons ATGCGGTTAGAACGCTCAGCCGTAGTCGGTGACACTTCTTCTGTTTGCCCGCTGGACGATGGGGTTCTTCATTCTTGTGGCTGCATTCTACTGCTTGCCCTCTTCTCCGGTGAACTCAGAGGTCGTAAGATCGCAAGGGAGAG GTCATGGAAGGTGAGTTTTTGTGAGATCAACATGGTTCAATTGCAAAAGCCATGGGTTACCACAGTACGAAGAGTGGTCTTGGTGATCGCGATAGCCCTTTCTGTTTTAGTATTTCAGACTTTCATGCTCTCCTCTAGAACTGCTCTGTCATCTCCATTCCCTGCCTTTAGTGACCCTGAAACTGAAGGAAGGAGTTCATTGAGCACTGTATCTTCTTATCGCTCATTAAGTACTGGAGAGCTCTCTCTTTTAAGTGATCCAAGGAATTCGACTGGAACATCTCCGGTCGATGTACGGACTGGTGAGAACGATATGTtggatgatgatgaagatgatatCGACCTGGGTGAGGACGAAGAACCAGAGAGCGAGTTCTCATTTGACCTTGGAAATGGGGTTATACTGAAAAAGGTTAGGGACCCAAATGGTGGTTTCATCAAACTTGAAAAGGTAGTTGATCCAAATTATTTTCCTTCTACGGAGAAGGTTGGGGAACCAGCTCCTGGTTATTCATTTTCTTCAGATGGCAAACATAATGCACCTTTAGTCTCTGATCAAATAAAAAATTTCCATAATGAATCGGTTTCATCTGTAGCTGTATCATCACCATTAGTTTCTCATACAACTGACCCTCTGGTGGATTTGAGCACAAATACAAGTGATCCTATCAGCACAGTGACAACTAGTACTCCATCATCAGTAGAACAAGCAACTAAGACTGTTTCTTCATCTATAAAGCAATCGACAGAGACACTTCCAAAGGACAGTGCTCAGCTGGCTGGTAAATCCACCTCTTACAATAGCTTTGGGGGTAACTACACTCCAAAACGAAGAAAGAATAAGCGGCGAGCAATGCCACCACTTTCTATGTCAGAGATGAACAGCCTGCTGCTTAAGAACCGTGCTTCATATCGTGCAATG AGACCTCGATGGTCTTCGGCTCATGACCAGAATATAATAGCTGCAAGGGCACAGATTGAGAATGCTCCTATTTCAAAGAATGATCAAGAACTCTACGAACCTGCTTTTCGAAATCTTTCCATGTTTAAAAG GAGCTATGAGCTCATGGAAAGCACACTCAAAGTATATGTCTATAAGGAAGGCGGGAGACCCATATTCCATCAGCCTGTACTGAAAGGAATTTATGCTTCTGAAGGATGGTTCATGAAATTGATGAAGAGAAACAGACACTTAACTGTGAAGGACCCCAGAAATGCAAACATGTTCTACATTCCTTTCAGTTCTCGTTTCTTGGAGTTTGCTCTGTATGTGCCCGACTCCCACAACAAAAAGAACTTAGTCCAGTACTTGCAGGGCTATATGGACATGATTGCTGCAAAATATCCTTTCTGGAATAGAACAGGTGGAGCTGACCATTTTGCTGCTGCTTGCCATGACTGG GCACCATATGAAACAAGGCATACCATGGACAGTTCCATTAGAGCGCTTTGTAATGCTGATCTCCATGAAGGCTTCCGAGTAGGCAAGGATGTCTCTCTTCCAGAAACATTAGTCCTTTCACCTAAGAACCCTCTAAGAGAGCTTGGTGGAAGTCCTGCCAGTGAGAGGTCCATCCTTGCCTTCTTTGCAGGAAACATGCATGGCAGGCTCCGGCCAATCCTACTGCAGCACTGGGAGAACAAAGACCCATACATGAAAATCTTTGGTCCAATGCCTCCAGGAGTCAACAATAAGAAGACTTACATCCAGTTCATGAAGACAAGCAAATACTGTATCTGTCCTCGAGGTTATGAGGTTAACAGTCCGCGGATAGTGGAGTCCATCTTTTATGAATGTGTTCCGGTGATCATATCAGACAATTATGTGCCACCTCTCTTTGAAGTGTTGAATTGGGAAGCATTCTCTGTTATCGTTCCAGAAGCAGATGTACCACGATTAAAAGAGATACTCATGTCAATCCCATTGAACAAGTACTTGTTGTTGCAGAAGGGGGTAAGGAAGGTACAAAAGCACTTCCTTTGGCATAATACGCCAGTGAAGTATGATTTATTCCACATGATTCTTCATTCCATCTGGTTCAACAGAGTTTTCACCATAAGAGCCAGATGA
- the LOC135584471 gene encoding probable glycosyltransferase At3g07620 isoform X2 gives MIAKLRSWKVSFCEINMVQLQKPWVTTVRRVVLVIAIALSVLVFQTFMLSSRTALSSPFPAFSDPETEGRSSLSTVSSYRSLSTGELSLLSDPRNSTGTSPVDVRTGENDMLDDDEDDIDLGEDEEPESEFSFDLGNGVILKKVRDPNGGFIKLEKVVDPNYFPSTEKVGEPAPGYSFSSDGKHNAPLVSDQIKNFHNESVSSVAVSSPLVSHTTDPLVDLSTNTSDPISTVTTSTPSSVEQATKTVSSSIKQSTETLPKDSAQLAGKSTSYNSFGGNYTPKRRKNKRRAMPPLSMSEMNSLLLKNRASYRAMRPRWSSAHDQNIIAARAQIENAPISKNDQELYEPAFRNLSMFKRSYELMESTLKVYVYKEGGRPIFHQPVLKGIYASEGWFMKLMKRNRHLTVKDPRNANMFYIPFSSRFLEFALYVPDSHNKKNLVQYLQGYMDMIAAKYPFWNRTGGADHFAAACHDWAPYETRHTMDSSIRALCNADLHEGFRVGKDVSLPETLVLSPKNPLRELGGSPASERSILAFFAGNMHGRLRPILLQHWENKDPYMKIFGPMPPGVNNKKTYIQFMKTSKYCICPRGYEVNSPRIVESIFYECVPVIISDNYVPPLFEVLNWEAFSVIVPEADVPRLKEILMSIPLNKYLLLQKGVRKVQKHFLWHNTPVKYDLFHMILHSIWFNRVFTIRAR, from the exons ATGATTGCTAAGTTGAG GTCATGGAAGGTGAGTTTTTGTGAGATCAACATGGTTCAATTGCAAAAGCCATGGGTTACCACAGTACGAAGAGTGGTCTTGGTGATCGCGATAGCCCTTTCTGTTTTAGTATTTCAGACTTTCATGCTCTCCTCTAGAACTGCTCTGTCATCTCCATTCCCTGCCTTTAGTGACCCTGAAACTGAAGGAAGGAGTTCATTGAGCACTGTATCTTCTTATCGCTCATTAAGTACTGGAGAGCTCTCTCTTTTAAGTGATCCAAGGAATTCGACTGGAACATCTCCGGTCGATGTACGGACTGGTGAGAACGATATGTtggatgatgatgaagatgatatCGACCTGGGTGAGGACGAAGAACCAGAGAGCGAGTTCTCATTTGACCTTGGAAATGGGGTTATACTGAAAAAGGTTAGGGACCCAAATGGTGGTTTCATCAAACTTGAAAAGGTAGTTGATCCAAATTATTTTCCTTCTACGGAGAAGGTTGGGGAACCAGCTCCTGGTTATTCATTTTCTTCAGATGGCAAACATAATGCACCTTTAGTCTCTGATCAAATAAAAAATTTCCATAATGAATCGGTTTCATCTGTAGCTGTATCATCACCATTAGTTTCTCATACAACTGACCCTCTGGTGGATTTGAGCACAAATACAAGTGATCCTATCAGCACAGTGACAACTAGTACTCCATCATCAGTAGAACAAGCAACTAAGACTGTTTCTTCATCTATAAAGCAATCGACAGAGACACTTCCAAAGGACAGTGCTCAGCTGGCTGGTAAATCCACCTCTTACAATAGCTTTGGGGGTAACTACACTCCAAAACGAAGAAAGAATAAGCGGCGAGCAATGCCACCACTTTCTATGTCAGAGATGAACAGCCTGCTGCTTAAGAACCGTGCTTCATATCGTGCAATG AGACCTCGATGGTCTTCGGCTCATGACCAGAATATAATAGCTGCAAGGGCACAGATTGAGAATGCTCCTATTTCAAAGAATGATCAAGAACTCTACGAACCTGCTTTTCGAAATCTTTCCATGTTTAAAAG GAGCTATGAGCTCATGGAAAGCACACTCAAAGTATATGTCTATAAGGAAGGCGGGAGACCCATATTCCATCAGCCTGTACTGAAAGGAATTTATGCTTCTGAAGGATGGTTCATGAAATTGATGAAGAGAAACAGACACTTAACTGTGAAGGACCCCAGAAATGCAAACATGTTCTACATTCCTTTCAGTTCTCGTTTCTTGGAGTTTGCTCTGTATGTGCCCGACTCCCACAACAAAAAGAACTTAGTCCAGTACTTGCAGGGCTATATGGACATGATTGCTGCAAAATATCCTTTCTGGAATAGAACAGGTGGAGCTGACCATTTTGCTGCTGCTTGCCATGACTGG GCACCATATGAAACAAGGCATACCATGGACAGTTCCATTAGAGCGCTTTGTAATGCTGATCTCCATGAAGGCTTCCGAGTAGGCAAGGATGTCTCTCTTCCAGAAACATTAGTCCTTTCACCTAAGAACCCTCTAAGAGAGCTTGGTGGAAGTCCTGCCAGTGAGAGGTCCATCCTTGCCTTCTTTGCAGGAAACATGCATGGCAGGCTCCGGCCAATCCTACTGCAGCACTGGGAGAACAAAGACCCATACATGAAAATCTTTGGTCCAATGCCTCCAGGAGTCAACAATAAGAAGACTTACATCCAGTTCATGAAGACAAGCAAATACTGTATCTGTCCTCGAGGTTATGAGGTTAACAGTCCGCGGATAGTGGAGTCCATCTTTTATGAATGTGTTCCGGTGATCATATCAGACAATTATGTGCCACCTCTCTTTGAAGTGTTGAATTGGGAAGCATTCTCTGTTATCGTTCCAGAAGCAGATGTACCACGATTAAAAGAGATACTCATGTCAATCCCATTGAACAAGTACTTGTTGTTGCAGAAGGGGGTAAGGAAGGTACAAAAGCACTTCCTTTGGCATAATACGCCAGTGAAGTATGATTTATTCCACATGATTCTTCATTCCATCTGGTTCAACAGAGTTTTCACCATAAGAGCCAGATGA